The DNA sequence GGAGCCAACCGACTCTAGGTTAGTGCCGGGCTCGTggcgatgtagagcttgccaagGAGGTCGACGAAGCAGCTCTCGGAGCTGGCTGCTCCCGCGTCGGGTGCGGGCTCGTTGGAGAGGCGGATCTCGCCAACAAAATCGGCGAGGCTGGTCGCCGTGCAAGCGACTTCTGCGCCAtgcagcgcgtcggcgcaaacGCCATCAGGCGTGTCGGGTTGGCTGCGCTCGCTAGGGAGGAACAAGGTTCCcatccagaacagatctccggacgatggtgcaccaggccccacggtgggcgccaaatgtcgggggtgtcgtgcgacatatgccaacgggtggcttatcatggagGGGGCTAATAATACGtcgtcggtgcctggaaacgggataaggcacAAACATGCCCGTCGGCGCttcttacccaggttcggggctctcctaggagataatacccctactcctgctctgcggggtctccgcatgatcactcaAGCAACAATGGTGGTTATAAgcttgctccttgagctgtttctctagagggggaagaagaacaaggctagccctagcttcctctctctatgtgtgtgtgtgggtggaCTAAGGTCTGAACCCTttcatgggtgccctgggggatttatataggcctacccccaggggtacaatggtaatctggcctGGTGTAGGACCCGACTGTCAGTGTCTATGGTCACCGGCTTCTCCGTGGCGGGCCTCACCGGCTGTCTCGTACTTTACCGACAGGTCGTGCCCGCTGCTTGCAGGTCCTGCCGGCTGCTTAGCACTATGGCAATGCCACTGATGATGTGTGCTTTGTCGGGGAAGGCATGGCTACAGTACCGTTGCCTGGCGGGCGTTCACTATAACCACTCCCCGTCTCTTCTAATTAATGGCGCACAGAATTTGGGGAGGGGGAGGGCCGCCTGCTGGGAGCCGGCCTCCCCTCATGTCGACTGGTCCACTCGCCACCTTCTGGGTTCTCACGGACAGGTAGGGCCCGCCGCCTGCGGGCCGTACAGACAGTCCGTAATGGAAGCATGGCCTTCTCTGCCATGAGTGATGTCATGGGCtgcgtggcaacagtgccgcaccGGATGGGGACGTCTGCCCAGTACGCTGCACTGTGGCCATGCTCTGAcctggattcgggggtggcaggctgtACTGTAGCCACGTCTGTCTCGTCGCCATAATATGGTGCAAACTTCAAGGGCGTGAGGGGCCGCCTGCTAGGAGCCAGCCTCTCTGGAGGCCGCCTGCTAGGAGTCGGCCCGTCTCATTGCTTTCTTCTAAGGATCACCGCCCTCTAGCAGCCGGCCGCCTGGACCAGCCGGCCCTGAGAAGGCGGCTCTTTGTCTTTGAGGCTTGAGGGGCGCAGtcggccccgatgtcttgaatCGCCATGGGGAGCAGATGAGGCTACCTGTGGTCGTTTACTACAACAAGGGGATAACAAGCTATACTTTCCATATCACCGCCGCTACTTCTCTTGGACTTGCAGTGGAGACTGGGCTTCCTCGCACTACAAGAATTTTCTTATACGCCGGGTGTCTGGCTCTTCGTTGAGCGTCAAACCATAGGCACTCGGCAAATTCATAGACGCCAAGAGTAACACTCGGCAACCATGGATTCACGGCAATGAGGTAATGTTGCCGACAGTACATCACGGTGAACAAAGCACAGTTGGCAAACGCAACAGATGCCGAGAGCACCACACGGCAAAGACTTGCCATGCGGCATGTCCGTTTGCAACTGTCGGCTCCGTGACTTGCCGTTATCTATACTGCTCGAGAAACCACATGTCACCGAAACATTCTGACCTGACATGTGGATCCGTTAGACCCACTTGTCAATGAACATTCAAATTAATTGTTAAattttaaaaataataatatggCATGTTTTCATTATCGAGAGCTATCAGGTACCCTCAGCATCCCATCGTTGACTGAAACGTTTGAACTTGGCGGGTGGGATCGTGTCCCACATGGCAGTGGTACTTTTACCCAGACTTGCCAGGTGACCCCTTTTCCGAGCGTGCCTCTCGTTAAAGCTAGTATTTCTGAGTATCGCTCTCGGAAATGTGTCACATTGCTTCTATTGTCAAGTTGTTTCTTATCTAATCCCTGCAACAGAAAACAAATACATACATTTTCTGTTTGTATATTCAGTGTAGAAAATGACATCATATCAAATGAATGTGGGTGCCCCTAGCTCCTCAGAAATTCCTCAAGCACATCACACACATATTCACATAGGCATAATTCAAACTAGTTCACATAGGCTAATGATTCATGCAAGTTCATAGAGCAAAAAACATTGCTTGAGCACATCACACACAAGTTCACATATTCATACATAAGGTCAATTCATGCAAGTTCACATATTGCAAAACACATGCAAATTCTAAGTTTTATCCGGAAAAAAAAAAGAAGGAACATCATCTCATTCCCATGGTACACCTCTCCCCCTCCTAGAGGGGTGTTGTTAGGTGGAAATCAGAGCAACCAGCGCACAAGGTGTGCATGCCTTGGTTTAGATTTGAAGATAAAAGTTGAAGCCCCGTCTTGGTTGAGTCGACGAGATGATATATAGCCCTGTAGCTCCGCGTTCGTCGCACTCTTGTACAGAAAGTAAATAGTGATCCTCCAGAAAATTCTAGATACTATACACGAAACCTTGAGGTCCGTACGACGTACCTGACGATCTGTTGCGGCTCTGTCTCGACTCTCGACGGTCGAGCAATGGCGTTCCCGGTGGTGGCCGCGCGGTTCTGCGCGCGGCGCCCGACGGCGTTCACCGTGACCAAGACCGGCTGGCCGTGGGGCCGCGACCTGACCGTCACGGACGCCAGCGGCGCGGCGGTGAGGCGGGTGTTGGGTCCCTTCTTCGGCCTCTTGGGCCGCTCCGTCCTCCTCGACGCCGAGTGGCGCCCGGTGCTCACCGTGGAGCGCTCGCCGTCCCTGTTCGAGATCACCCGGAGGTGGGAGGCGTTCAGGGGGGATAGCACGAGCTCCAAGGACCTGCTCTTCTCCGCCGCCGTGCAGCCTTCGCTGACCAACACGGGAGACATCCACGTGCACCTCGACGGCGAGAGGCGCCGCGACTTCGTCGGCGTCCGCCCCTGGTACCGCGGGACTGACTGCACCGTCACCCACGCCGGCGCTACCGTTGCCCAGATCGAATGCTGGGGGGGATTCATCTCGCCGACCGAGTATGATGTCCGTGTCAACGAAGGCGTCGACCATGCCTTCATCC is a window from the Triticum urartu cultivar G1812 unplaced genomic scaffold, Tu2.1 TuUngrouped_contig_4696, whole genome shotgun sequence genome containing:
- the LOC125528192 gene encoding protein LURP-one-related 15-like; translation: MAFPVVAARFCARRPTAFTVTKTGWPWGRDLTVTDASGAAVRRVLGPFFGLLGRSVLLDAEWRPVLTVERSPSLFEITRRWEAFRGDSTSSKDLLFSAAVQPSLTNTGDIHVHLDGERRRDFVGVRPWYRGTDCTVTHAGATVAQIECWGGFISPTEYDVRVNEGVDHAFILGLTVVLEGIRLDDANQERSRALKRSRARNNKNL